Proteins from one Oncorhynchus gorbuscha isolate QuinsamMale2020 ecotype Even-year linkage group LG18, OgorEven_v1.0, whole genome shotgun sequence genomic window:
- the LOC124003907 gene encoding translation machinery-associated protein 7, which translates to MSGREGGKKKPLKAAKKATKEMDDDEMAFKQKQKEDQKALEALKTKAAGKGPLTGGGIKKSGKK; encoded by the exons ATGTCCGGAAGAGAAG GTGGTAAGAAGAAGCCTTTAAAAGCTGCCAAGAAAGCGACTAAGGAGATGGATGAT GATGAAATGGCCTTCAAACAGAAGCAGAAAGAAGACCAGAAAGCCTTGGAGGCGTTGAAGACGAAAGCAGCAGGAAAAGGACCTTTGA CTGGTGGCGGAATCAAGAAGTCTGGAAAGAAGTGA
- the LOC124003906 gene encoding mitochondrial potassium channel-like yields MRSGGKPLIPWCHGTSCLHRFHISWTVRGTVYSSRSYSTQQQKPPQPKDDRVDKPAVPIQEHAIATIQNLTDLGKQWGQKSLSTASNTVNYWWERYEEFVGLNEVRSAQSKVTEAEKAFMVARGMVREAHGSLEALQVRLKEVRDRLDRVSREEAHYLELATLEHKLLQEERRMRTAYENAEGAERERFALFSAGVRESHEKERTRTERTKNWSVIGSVLGTFIGVMGSTYINRVRLQELKTLLLEAQKGPVNLQEAIKVQASMHKTQQEELRGLIDTLRTTLQHRAAQAETDVKKPVTGPVPVPEPIVVLPPPQPSPSASETVLKEILLYSQKAQVLIEGVQPQLGQLDQGVGKVESELKDVKNLIETYHREEKPPVEISQQDSQMFVCETESVMQGIDQTEKRLEAQINQTTMYNTVLAYVALAVTVPALYIFFRGV; encoded by the exons ATGAGGTCCGGAGGGAAACCGCTCATACCATGGTGCCATGGAACATCATGTCTCCACCGTTTCCACATCTCTTGGACGGTCAGAGGGACTGTGTATTCCAGCAGGAGCTACAGCACACAACAACAGAAACCACCACAGCCAAAAGATGACCGAGTAGATAAACCTGCTGTGCCTATTCAGGAGCATGCCATAGCTACAATACAGAATCTGACTGACTTGGGGAAGCAGTGGGGGCAGAAGTCTTTGAGCACTGCCTCAAACACAGTTAACTACTGGTGGGAGAGGTACGAGGAGTTTGTAGGCCTGAATGAAGTCAGATCTGCCCAGTCTAAAGTTACAGAG GCAGAAAAGGCCTTCATGGTGGCCAGAGGGATGGTGCGTGAGGCCCATGGCAGCCTGGAGGCCCTACAGGTCCGGCTGAAGGAGGTGAGAGATCGACTGGATCGGGTCTCACGAGAGGAGGCCCACTACCTGGAGCTGGCCACGCTGGAGCACAAGTTGCTGCAG GAGGAACGTCGCATGCGAACAGCCTACGAAAACGCAGAGGGGGCTGAAAGGGAGAGGTTTGCCTTATTCTCAGCGGGTGTACGTGAGAGCCACGAGAAAGAACGGACACGGACGGAGCGCACCAAGAACTGGTCCGTGATAGGCTCTGTACTCGGTACCTTCATAGGGGTCATGGGTTCTACCTATATCAACAGGGTACGCCTACAGGAGCTGAAGACTTTACTACTAGAGGCCCAGAAAGGACCAGTCAACCTACAGGAAGCTATCAAAGTCCAGGCCAGTATGCATAAGACTCAACAAGAGGAACTGAGAGGCCTTATAGACACCCTGAGGACGACACTACAGCATAGAGCAGCTCAGGCTGAGACAGATGTGAAGAAGCCAGTGACAGGTCCTGTTCCGGTTCCGGAACCCATCGTGGTTCTGCCTCCACCCCAACCCTCTCCAAGTGCCTCTGAGACAGTTCTAAAAGAGATATTGCTCTATAGCCAGAAGGCACAGGTTCTTATAGAAGGAGTCCAGCCCCAGCTTGGGCAGCTTGACCAGGGTGTTGGGAAGGTTGAATCGGAACTCAAGGACGTGAAGAATTTAATTGAGACGTATCATAGAGAAGAGAAGCCACCTGTCGAGATAAGTCAACAAGATTCACAGATGTTTGTATGTGAAACAGAGAGTGTTATGCAAGGAATTGACCAGACGGAGAAAAGACTTGAGGCTCAGATAAACCAGACTACCATGTACAACACTGTTCTGGCTTACGTTGCGCTTGCTGTCACTGTACCTGCTCTGTATATTTTCTTTAGAGGTGTTTGA
- the LOC124003459 gene encoding DNA replication licensing factor mcm2-like, whose protein sequence is MADSSESSHMATSPIHGSRRGDLTSSPGRDLPPFEDESEGLLGDGPLPGEEEEGDGEELIGDAMERDYRAIPELDRYEEEGLDLDEELSELSPGARAAAEDAMRRRDREQGGRLRRGLLYDSEDEDERPARRRRLAERAADGSGVEGEDEEMIESIENLEDMKGHSVREWVVMAAPRLEIYHRFKNFLRTHVDENGHNVFKEKITDMCKENKESLVVNYEDLAAREHVLAYFLPEAPTEMLKIFDEASKEVVLAMYPKYDRIAHEIHVRICNLPLVEELRSLRQLHLNQLIRTSGVVTCCTGVLPQLGMVKYNCNKCNFILGPFFQSQNQEVKPGSCPECQSFGPFDINMELTVYQNYQRITIQESPGKIAAGRLPRSKDAILLADLVDQCKPGDEIELTGIYNNNYDGSLNMANGFPVFATVIMANHIARRDNKVAVAELTDEDVKAIVALSKDERIGERIFASIGPSIYGHEDIKRGLALALFGGEPKNPGGKHKVRGDLNVLLCGDPGTAKSQFLKYVEKVASRAVFTTGQGASAVGLTAYVQRHPVTREWTLEAGALVLADRGVCLIDEFDKMNDADRTSIHEAMEQQSISISKAGIVTSLQARCTIIAAANPIGGRYDPSLTFSENVDLTEPIVSRFDILCVVRDTVDPVQDEMLARFVVGSHIKHHPSNKEAGMAGLEEVVLPNTTDVPPIPQELLRKYIMYSKERVRPKLNQMDQDKVARIYSDLRKESMATGSIPITVRHIESMIRMAEAHARMHLRDYVVEDDVNMAIRVMLESFIDTQKFSVMRSMRKMFARYLAFRRDNNELLLFILKQLVSEQVAYQRNRYGAQQDTIEIPEKDLVDKARQISIHNLSVFYDSDAFRSNKFSHDMKKKLILQQF, encoded by the exons ATGGCG GATTCATCCGAGTCATCTCACATGGCGACCAGCCCCATCCATGGTTCCAGACGGGGAGACCTGACCTCCAGCCCGGGGAGAGACCTGCCCCCCTTCGAGGACGAGTCAGAGGGGCTCCTGGGTGATGGTCCTCtgccaggggaggaggaggagggagatggggaggaactGATCGGAGATGCGATGGAGAG gGACTACCGAGCCATCCCTGAGCTAGACAGGTATGAGGAGGAGGGTCTGGATCTTGATGAGGAGCTGTCGGAGCTGTCTCCTGGAGCCAGGGCTGCTGCTGAGGACGCCatgaggagaagagacagggagcaGGGAGGCAGGCTGAGGAGAGGTCTACTTTATG AcagtgaggatgaggatgagcGCCCGGCTCGGAGGCGTCGCCTGGCTGAGCGGGCTGCAGATGGGTccggggtggagggagaggatgaggagatgatTGAGAGCATTGAGAACCTGGAGGACATGAAg GGTCACTCAGTCAGGGAGTGGGTGGTCATGGCCGCTCCTCGTCTGGAGATATACCACCGTTTTAAGAACTTCCTGCGCACCCACGTGGATGAGAATGGCCACAACGTGTTCAAGGAGAAGATCACCGACATGTGTAAAG AGAACAAGGAGAGTCTGGTGGTGAACTACGAGGACCTAGCAGCCAGGGAGCATGTCCTGGCCTACTTCCTGCCTGAGGCACCAACTGAAATGCTGAAAATATTTGATGAGGCATCCAAGGAAGTAGTCCTGGCCATGTACCCCAAATATGACCGCATCGCTCACGAGATCCACGTCAGGATCTGCAACCTGCCCCTCGTCGAAGAGCTGAGGTCCCTCAG ACAACTCCACCTGAACCAGTTGATCCGTACCAGTGGAGTGGTGACCTGCTGTACAGGTGTCCTACCTCAGCTGGGAATGGTCAAATACAACTGTAACAAGTGTAACTTCATCCTGGGGCCCTTCTTCCAGTCCCAGAACCAGGAAGTGAAGCCAGGGTCTTGCCCCGAGTGCCAGTCCTTCGGCCCTTTTGACATCAACATGGAGTTG ACTGTGTACCAGAACTACCAGCGAATCACCATTCAGGAGAGCCCTGGGAAGATCGCCGCTGGCCGCCTCCCACGCTCCAAAGATGCCATCCTGTTGGCTGACCTGGTGGACCAATGTAAACCTGGAGACGAAATA gaACTGACGGGGATCTACAACAACAACTACGACGGCTCTCTGAACATGGCCAACGGCTTCCCAGTGTTCGCTACGGTCATCATGGCCAATCACATCGCTCGGAGAGACAACAAAGTGGCCGTGGCCGAGCTCACTGACGAGGACGTCAAGGCCATCGTGGCGCTGTCTAAGGACGAGCGCATCGGGGAGAGG ATCTTTGCCAGTATCGGCCCCTCCATCTACGGCCACGAGGACATCAAGAGAGGCCTGGCTCTGGCTCTGTTTGGTGGAGAGCCCAAGAATCCAG GTGGGAAACACAAGGTTCGCGGTGACCTCAACGTGCTCCTGTGCGGTGACCCCGGTACAGCCAAGTCCCAGTTCTTGAAGTACGTTGAGAAGGTGGCCAGCAGAGCGGTGTTCACCACAGGCCAGGGAGCCTCCGCTGTGGGCCTGACCGCCTACGTACAGAGACACCCGGTCACCAGGGAGTGGACCCTGGAGGCTGGAGCCCTGGTGTTAGCAGACAGAGGGGTCTGTCTCATCGACGAGTTTGAcaag ATGAACGATGCAGACAGAACCAGTATCCATGAGGCCATGGAACAACAGAGCATCTCCATCTCCAAGGCTGGCATCGTCACCTCGCTCCAGGCACGCTGTACTATCATCGCTGCTGCCAACCCTATCGGTGGTCGCTACGACCCTTCTCTGACCTTCTCGGAGAACGTGGATCTGACCGAGCCCATCGTGTCTCGTTTTGACATCCTGTGTGTGGTCAGAGATACTGTGGATCCAGTGCAG GATGAGATGCTGGCTCGTTTCGTGGTGGGCAGCCACATTAAGCATCACCCCAGCAACAAGGAAGCTGGCATGGCTGGCTTGGAAGAAGTGGTTCTGCCCAACACCACAGACGTGCCTCCTATCCCCCAGGAGCTGCTGAGGAAATACATCATGTACTCCAAGGAAAGGGTCCGGCCCAAACTCAACCAGATGGACCAGGATAAAGTGGCTCGTATCTACAGCGACCTGCGCAAAGAGTCCATG GCGACAGGCAGCATCCCCATCACGGTGCGTCACATCGAGTCCATGATCCGCATGGCGGAGGCCCACGCCAGGATGCACCTCCGAGACTACGTAGTGGAGGACGACGTCAACATGGCCATCCGAGTCATGCTGGAGAGCTTCATCGACACTCAGAAGTTCAGCGTCATGAGGAGCATGAGGAAG ATGTTTGCCCGTTACCTGGCGTTCAGACGAGACAACAACGAGTTGCTGCTGTTCATCCTGAAGCAGCTGGTGTCAGAGCAGGTGGCGTATCAGAGGAACCGGTACGGAGCACAGCAGGACACCATCGAGATCCCAGAGAAAGACCTGGTGGACAAG GCCAGACAGATCAGCATCCACAACCTGTCAGTGTTCTATGACAGCGACGCGTTCCGATCCAACAAGTTCTCTCACGACATGAAGAAGAAGCTGATCCTGCAGCAGTTCTAA